One genomic window of Xanthobacter dioxanivorans includes the following:
- a CDS encoding ABC transporter ATP-binding protein: protein MNAQNITPRGQAVAQHTLISIEAVSKGYGTGNANLAVGSVDLQVGRGEFLSIVGPSGCGKSTLLKIIAGLVPQSSGTILIDGRPVQGPPAKLVYLFQQYAKSLFPWLTVEQNVAFGLDPTVARSKAERHARCMDLLGKVGLAASAQLYPYQLSGGMQQRVAIARALAADPKVLLLDEPFSSVDALTRLELHDLVLSLWESTDLTVVLVTHDVEEAIYLSDRVAVLGPRPSTVTHSYHTDLPRPRDPVATPAMERYQLLRIELLERLLSGRRPKP, encoded by the coding sequence ATGAATGCTCAGAACATTACCCCGCGCGGCCAAGCGGTAGCTCAGCACACTCTGATCTCCATCGAAGCCGTCAGCAAGGGCTATGGAACAGGCAATGCCAATCTCGCCGTCGGCAGTGTCGACCTCCAGGTGGGGCGGGGCGAATTCCTTTCGATCGTCGGCCCGAGCGGCTGCGGAAAATCGACGTTGCTGAAGATCATTGCGGGCCTCGTTCCCCAGAGCAGCGGAACGATCCTCATCGATGGCCGACCCGTGCAGGGGCCTCCGGCCAAGCTCGTCTACCTCTTTCAGCAATACGCGAAATCGCTGTTTCCCTGGCTGACCGTGGAGCAGAACGTGGCCTTTGGCCTCGACCCCACGGTGGCGCGCTCCAAAGCCGAGCGACATGCGCGGTGCATGGATCTGCTTGGGAAAGTCGGCCTTGCAGCGAGCGCGCAGCTCTATCCATATCAGCTCTCCGGAGGCATGCAGCAGCGCGTGGCCATCGCCCGCGCCCTGGCCGCGGACCCGAAGGTGCTGCTGCTCGACGAGCCCTTCTCGTCGGTCGACGCCCTCACTCGGCTCGAGCTTCACGACCTGGTCCTGAGCCTCTGGGAAAGCACCGATCTGACCGTCGTGCTGGTGACGCACGATGTGGAGGAGGCGATCTACCTTTCCGATCGCGTCGCCGTTCTGGGGCCTCGCCCGTCCACCGTCACGCACAGTTATCACACCGATCTGCCGCGGCCGCGCGATCCCGTCGCCACACCGGCAATGGAGCGCTACCAGCTGCTGCGCATCGAGCTATTGGAACGCCTTCTGTCGGGACGGAGGCCGAAGCCATGA
- a CDS encoding CehA/McbA family metallohydrolase domain-containing protein has product MTSDYRIVFGDIHNHNAHGYGKGSIERSLDIAQTHLDFFAFTGHSSWHDLEVNTDGRFKHFTDGFARLAETWPRVQRAIADANRPEEFVAFLGFEWHSNTYGDQCVIFSDDDRQMCYAQDIEGLRAFARQNGALLVPHHVAYPRGWRGLNWDEYDPALAPVVEIYSMHGCSESDHSPFPMKIGSPGGRSTTQTIEHALSRGLRFGFTASTDNHRGFPGAWGEGVMAALVGDLSRGGVLDAIRNRRTYALTGDRIEIDFTVNGALMGSEISATDTLDVAYDVRCRDTIDRIELVLNNEVVAVDCPAERAGAGRDPVQLRMEWGWGPWGDLGASRVVDWEFDLQLTGARLLRHFPCLTSGPFDEDRRHRLSRKEDGLHIVSYTSRKDAFLNNPNQAVVLEVLPEPDAELSVELRAPAPMQRRFRIADLLQRSAEVHTGAYPCESFQLHHAVTQSQSHMKKEHTLAASKQPSFLYLRVTQKNGQMAWTSPVFID; this is encoded by the coding sequence ATGACAAGCGATTATCGTATCGTTTTCGGCGATATACACAACCATAACGCGCATGGGTATGGCAAGGGTAGTATCGAGCGCAGCCTCGATATCGCCCAAACTCACCTGGATTTTTTCGCCTTCACCGGTCATTCCAGTTGGCATGATCTTGAAGTGAACACGGATGGGCGCTTCAAGCATTTCACCGATGGCTTCGCACGTCTCGCCGAAACCTGGCCTCGCGTGCAGCGGGCGATCGCGGACGCCAACCGCCCCGAAGAATTCGTGGCTTTTCTTGGGTTCGAATGGCACTCGAATACATATGGAGACCAGTGCGTTATCTTTTCCGATGACGACCGCCAGATGTGCTATGCCCAGGATATCGAAGGGTTGCGTGCGTTTGCCCGCCAGAACGGTGCGCTTCTGGTTCCGCATCATGTGGCGTATCCGCGTGGATGGCGGGGGCTCAACTGGGATGAATACGATCCCGCGCTCGCCCCTGTCGTCGAGATCTACTCGATGCACGGCTGCTCGGAGAGCGACCACAGCCCGTTTCCGATGAAAATCGGTTCCCCCGGTGGCCGGTCCACCACCCAGACCATCGAACACGCGCTGAGCCGGGGCCTGCGCTTCGGCTTCACCGCCTCGACCGACAATCATCGCGGCTTTCCCGGCGCATGGGGCGAGGGGGTGATGGCCGCGCTGGTGGGCGATCTGAGCCGCGGCGGGGTGCTGGACGCCATTCGCAACCGGCGGACCTATGCGCTCACCGGCGACCGGATCGAGATCGACTTCACCGTCAACGGCGCGCTCATGGGCAGCGAAATCTCCGCCACCGACACGCTCGATGTCGCCTACGACGTGCGTTGCCGTGACACCATTGACCGGATCGAGCTCGTCCTCAACAACGAGGTCGTCGCGGTCGATTGTCCGGCCGAGAGGGCGGGAGCCGGACGCGATCCGGTTCAGCTCCGCATGGAGTGGGGCTGGGGTCCGTGGGGGGATCTCGGAGCGTCCCGGGTGGTGGATTGGGAGTTCGATCTGCAACTGACCGGCGCGCGCCTCCTGCGGCATTTCCCCTGCCTCACATCGGGGCCCTTCGACGAGGACCGCCGCCACCGGCTGTCCCGGAAGGAGGATGGGCTGCACATCGTGTCGTACACGTCGCGGAAGGACGCATTTCTCAACAATCCCAACCAGGCCGTCGTTCTGGAGGTTCTGCCGGAACCCGACGCCGAACTCTCGGTGGAGCTTCGCGCCCCGGCACCGATGCAGCGCCGCTTCCGCATCGCCGACCTGCTGCAGCGGTCGGCGGAAGTGCACACCGGCGCGTACCCTTGCGAGAGCTTTCAGCTTCACCACGCTGTCACTCAATCGCAATCGCACATGAAGAAGGAGCATACGCTCGCCGCGTCGAAGCAACCATCCTTCCTCTACCTGAGAGTGACGCAGAAAAATGGGCAGATGGCGTGGACGAGTCCAGTTTTCATTGATTGA
- a CDS encoding aldehyde dehydrogenase family protein produces MTTDTLTKPSGIALLKTAAATFVPGPHRMLIGGAWRDAASGETIPVEDPATGEVMTSVPAGGVQDVDLAVTAARRALEGPWARMTGLERGKLISRFAARLEELADELAEIEAIDCGKPVAYARYVDVGLSATTYHYMAGWASKITGETVGVSTPGDFHAYTLREPVGVVAQIVPWNFPLVLTAYKLAPSLAAGCTAVIKPAEQTPLSTLRLAQIIEEVGFPPGVVNVVTGYGATAGAALAEHPDVDKVAFTGSTDVGKMVARAATSNLKRVTLELGGKSPMVVFKDADLDRAIPGLASAIFFHQGQVCTAGSRLFVHRSIHDRVVEGIAAEAGKLVIGHGLEPDTTMGPLISGRQLERVMGYLDQGMAGGAEMVTGGGRMGNGGHFMEPTILAGTNADMAVVREEIFGPVLCVMSYDDEDLDAVAKAANDSPFGLSASVWTRDLSTAHKMAKRIKAGSVWINMHHFFDPALPFGGFKQSGWGREQGADAIRTFTEVKSVCAAL; encoded by the coding sequence ATGACCACCGACACCCTGACGAAGCCCTCGGGCATCGCGCTCCTGAAGACCGCCGCCGCCACCTTCGTGCCGGGGCCGCATCGCATGCTCATCGGCGGGGCGTGGCGCGACGCCGCCTCCGGCGAGACGATCCCCGTGGAGGATCCCGCCACCGGCGAGGTCATGACCTCGGTGCCTGCCGGCGGGGTGCAGGACGTGGACCTCGCCGTCACCGCCGCGCGGCGGGCGCTGGAAGGCCCTTGGGCCAGGATGACGGGCCTCGAGCGCGGCAAGCTCATCAGCCGCTTCGCCGCGCGCCTTGAGGAACTGGCCGACGAGCTCGCCGAGATCGAGGCCATCGACTGCGGCAAGCCGGTGGCCTATGCGCGCTACGTGGACGTGGGCCTTTCGGCGACCACCTACCATTACATGGCGGGCTGGGCGAGCAAGATCACCGGCGAGACCGTGGGCGTCTCCACTCCCGGCGACTTCCATGCCTACACGCTGCGCGAGCCGGTGGGCGTGGTGGCGCAGATCGTGCCGTGGAACTTCCCCCTGGTGCTCACCGCCTACAAGCTCGCGCCCTCGCTGGCGGCGGGTTGCACCGCCGTCATCAAGCCGGCGGAGCAGACCCCGCTCAGCACCCTGCGCCTCGCGCAGATCATCGAGGAGGTGGGGTTCCCGCCCGGCGTGGTGAACGTGGTGACGGGCTACGGCGCGACCGCCGGCGCCGCCCTCGCCGAGCATCCGGACGTGGACAAGGTAGCCTTCACCGGCTCCACCGACGTGGGCAAGATGGTGGCCCGAGCCGCCACCTCCAACCTCAAGCGGGTGACGCTGGAGCTGGGCGGCAAGTCGCCCATGGTGGTGTTCAAGGATGCGGACTTGGACCGCGCCATTCCGGGGCTCGCCTCGGCCATCTTCTTCCACCAGGGCCAGGTCTGCACGGCGGGCTCGCGCCTCTTTGTCCACCGCTCCATCCACGATCGGGTGGTGGAGGGCATCGCGGCGGAGGCGGGCAAGCTGGTGATCGGCCATGGGCTGGAGCCGGACACCACCATGGGTCCTCTCATTTCCGGACGCCAGCTGGAGCGGGTGATGGGCTATCTCGACCAGGGCATGGCGGGCGGCGCGGAGATGGTCACCGGCGGCGGGCGCATGGGCAATGGCGGCCACTTCATGGAGCCCACCATTCTCGCCGGCACCAACGCGGACATGGCGGTGGTGCGGGAGGAGATTTTCGGGCCGGTCCTGTGCGTCATGTCCTACGATGACGAGGACCTCGACGCCGTGGCGAAGGCCGCCAACGACAGCCCCTTCGGCCTGTCCGCCAGCGTGTGGACGCGGGACCTCTCCACCGCCCACAAGATGGCGAAACGGATCAAGGCCGGCAGCGTGTGGATCAACATGCACCACTTCTTCGATCCGGCCCTGCCGTTCGGCGGCTTCAAGCAGTCCGGTTGGGGGCGCGAGCAGGGCGCGGACGCCATCCGCACCTTCACAGAGGTCAAGTCGGTCTGCGCCGCGCTATAG
- a CDS encoding ammonium transporter translates to MTTPLQTFPEQVATHQYLVAFFYAFATVGVMLGVAAIILIDAGLVKRQNLIDTIVQKVLCTFISGAAFMVVGYGIWNWQYYQAFGVPDSLSAAIKDWSIFGNNLLHFSQNIDPKAVAEADTFQIFSVFFFAFAGLTAVLIQGAGLERLKAGANYITSAVVGAIVVPVAAYLTYGSASPLTNAGLHDFVGAYCLYMVVGVWAVVLAWRLGPRHGGVSAPGHFSLLTVGVLLLLLAIPMFVIGCGFLVPEAGYFGPTLATSGLGIVFTNVFMSFAGGALTGGFLAYRMRKPAFILLGPVAGYVSCSALFDVAMPWQAFAIALAGPFILAGGERLLKAAGIDEPKVAPLALGPSIYSVLMAGIVGAGVPQGGFFGIKEGAFAFQHAAVSFGMQVLGLVVIVALTAVTAFIVTYLIEKTVGLRVSHEQEVRGLDPSIWQVSEVPSRELAGLTPAPEAA, encoded by the coding sequence ATGACGACACCATTGCAGACGTTCCCAGAACAGGTCGCGACACACCAGTATCTCGTTGCCTTCTTCTATGCCTTCGCCACCGTGGGCGTGATGCTCGGCGTGGCGGCGATCATCCTGATCGATGCCGGGCTGGTGAAGCGGCAGAACCTTATCGACACCATCGTCCAGAAGGTGCTCTGCACCTTCATCAGCGGCGCCGCCTTCATGGTCGTGGGGTATGGCATCTGGAACTGGCAGTACTATCAGGCCTTCGGTGTGCCCGACAGCCTCTCGGCCGCCATCAAGGACTGGTCCATCTTCGGCAACAACCTGCTGCATTTTTCGCAAAACATCGATCCCAAGGCGGTTGCGGAGGCCGACACCTTCCAGATCTTCAGCGTGTTTTTCTTCGCCTTCGCCGGGCTGACCGCCGTCCTCATCCAGGGCGCGGGGCTGGAGCGGCTGAAGGCCGGCGCCAACTACATCACATCCGCCGTGGTCGGCGCCATCGTGGTGCCGGTCGCCGCCTATCTCACCTATGGCTCCGCGAGCCCCCTCACCAATGCGGGGCTGCATGATTTCGTCGGCGCATACTGCCTCTACATGGTGGTGGGCGTTTGGGCCGTGGTGCTTGCCTGGCGCCTCGGACCGCGCCATGGCGGCGTTTCCGCGCCCGGGCATTTCTCCCTGCTCACCGTGGGCGTGCTGCTGCTGCTGCTCGCCATTCCCATGTTCGTCATCGGCTGCGGCTTCCTGGTGCCCGAGGCCGGCTATTTCGGCCCGACGCTCGCCACCTCCGGCCTCGGCATCGTCTTCACCAACGTCTTCATGTCCTTCGCCGGCGGCGCGCTCACCGGCGGCTTTCTCGCCTACCGCATGCGCAAACCCGCCTTCATCCTGCTCGGACCGGTGGCGGGCTACGTGTCCTGCTCGGCGCTGTTCGACGTGGCCATGCCGTGGCAGGCCTTCGCCATCGCGCTGGCCGGGCCGTTCATCCTGGCCGGCGGCGAGCGCCTGCTGAAGGCGGCGGGCATCGACGAGCCGAAGGTGGCGCCGCTCGCCCTCGGCCCGTCCATCTACAGCGTTCTGATGGCGGGCATCGTCGGGGCCGGCGTGCCGCAGGGCGGGTTCTTCGGCATCAAGGAAGGCGCCTTCGCGTTCCAGCATGCCGCCGTCAGCTTCGGCATGCAGGTGCTGGGACTGGTGGTGATCGTGGCGCTGACCGCCGTCACCGCCTTCATCGTGACCTACCTGATCGAGAAGACCGTGGGCCTGCGCGTGTCGCACGAGCAGGAGGTGCGCGGCCTCGACCCGTCCATCTGGCAGGTGTCCGAAGTTCCATCGCGCGAGCTGGCAGGCCTCACCCCCGCACCCGAGGCTGCCTGA
- a CDS encoding helix-turn-helix domain-containing protein, producing the protein MTTERSDTIRSLARGLHVLSAINRLGAASLNQLHQETHISRQAILRILATLEEEGYVRRWLNDGLYRISSISPGVSRNFAQLTLMADIIAPSQVELMAQLDWPTDVAVLDGDRMAVCETTRRQSPFPFPLVRAGHRVHILQSAVGRVYLAFMEEPEREALLTRLRLSLDPYDTQSRKREAVARLVEKVRSDGFGVREPGYVAPGSGHGASMQALALPIFQGARVAACLSATWFARALSVEEFVERHLHDIKAAVAKAEMLIASSGIELQA; encoded by the coding sequence GTGACCACCGAACGATCAGACACAATCCGCTCCCTCGCTCGCGGGTTGCATGTGCTTTCGGCGATCAACCGCCTGGGTGCCGCCTCGCTCAACCAGCTCCACCAGGAAACGCACATTTCCCGCCAGGCGATCCTGCGCATCCTGGCCACGCTGGAAGAGGAGGGATATGTCCGCCGCTGGCTCAATGACGGGCTCTATCGCATCAGCTCGATCAGCCCCGGAGTCTCCCGGAACTTCGCGCAGCTCACGCTGATGGCCGACATCATCGCGCCCTCCCAGGTCGAGCTCATGGCGCAGCTGGATTGGCCGACCGACGTGGCAGTGCTGGACGGGGACCGCATGGCGGTCTGCGAGACGACACGGCGCCAGTCGCCTTTTCCCTTTCCCCTGGTCAGGGCCGGCCACCGCGTTCATATCCTGCAATCGGCGGTCGGCAGGGTCTATCTGGCTTTTATGGAAGAGCCGGAGCGCGAAGCGCTGCTCACGCGACTGCGCCTGTCCCTCGATCCTTACGACACCCAGTCCCGCAAGCGAGAGGCCGTCGCAAGGCTGGTGGAGAAAGTGAGAAGCGACGGATTCGGGGTGCGGGAGCCGGGATATGTCGCGCCCGGGAGCGGCCACGGAGCCTCCATGCAGGCGCTCGCACTGCCGATCTTCCAAGGCGCTCGTGTGGCGGCCTGCCTGAGCGCGACCTGGTTCGCGCGCGCGCTCTCGGTCGAGGAGTTCGTGGAGCGGCATCTGCATGACATCAAGGCTGCGGTGGCCAAGGCGGAGATGCTGATAGCGTCAAGCGGCATCGAACTTCAGGCCTAG
- a CDS encoding ABC transporter substrate-binding protein encodes MLRRSVFFAIILLQALVTQVHAAEKTALRVSLIPIFDIIPFQAAQTQGYFADQNLTLDGTPSQGGAQGIPALLAGSVQIAFTNVVSVLQGLERGLPLRIIAPAQETIGTPPDSAGLVTLAASGITSGADLSGKRVGVNTRNNIIWLYARSWIDQNGGDSRAVNFVEVPFPQMPDALLNGRIDAAMVSQPYLGDLLQDKAVKALGWPYSAGGLRTATSVYVVTERFAAEHPELISAFVAGLRKGIAWSNENFGSDAYISMVSGYTSIEPEKIKAIVKQARWKFPDVVNVESVRRTMELMIHYGTLKAPIDINAAIIAAR; translated from the coding sequence ATGCTTCGTCGATCAGTCTTCTTTGCGATCATCCTTCTCCAGGCCCTCGTCACGCAGGTCCATGCGGCCGAGAAAACGGCTCTGAGAGTCAGCCTGATCCCCATCTTCGACATCATTCCCTTCCAGGCGGCGCAGACGCAGGGCTACTTCGCCGACCAGAACCTCACCCTTGACGGCACGCCGTCGCAGGGGGGCGCCCAGGGGATTCCGGCGTTGCTCGCCGGGAGCGTGCAGATCGCATTCACCAATGTGGTTTCCGTCCTTCAGGGCCTTGAGCGCGGATTGCCCCTGCGGATCATCGCACCCGCCCAGGAGACGATCGGAACCCCGCCCGACAGCGCGGGACTGGTGACGCTCGCCGCATCCGGCATCACTTCCGGTGCGGATCTCTCCGGCAAGCGCGTTGGCGTCAACACGCGCAACAACATCATCTGGCTCTATGCCCGCTCGTGGATCGACCAGAATGGCGGCGATTCACGCGCCGTGAACTTCGTCGAGGTGCCTTTCCCGCAGATGCCCGACGCGTTGCTGAACGGCCGGATCGACGCCGCCATGGTGAGCCAGCCCTACCTCGGCGATCTCCTTCAGGACAAGGCGGTCAAGGCCTTGGGGTGGCCCTATTCCGCAGGCGGCCTGCGCACGGCCACCTCCGTTTACGTGGTCACCGAGCGCTTTGCCGCCGAGCATCCCGAATTGATTTCAGCTTTCGTCGCAGGGCTGCGGAAGGGAATCGCGTGGAGCAACGAGAACTTCGGCTCGGATGCCTATATTTCCATGGTCTCTGGATACACCTCGATCGAGCCGGAGAAAATCAAGGCGATCGTGAAGCAGGCGCGCTGGAAGTTTCCGGATGTCGTGAATGTTGAATCCGTCCGGCGCACCATGGAACTGATGATCCATTACGGAACACTGAAAGCGCCGATCGACATCAACGCCGCCATCATCGCGGCACGCTGA
- a CDS encoding ABC transporter permease, which produces MVDGQILTALGESILRMSSGFVLGSLAGVACGLAMGLFAPLRWTIGTVVEALRPIPAAAIIPPLIFILGIDNALKISIISLAVFFPVVVNTLSGTLSIDPTLLDVARTFRISRTSTLLRVALPAVLPYVFTGMRTGISIALITTVVAEMIAGSGGIGYYILNMQYAMRPSEMYAGILALAALGYATNALFRAWEMRVLHWAHL; this is translated from the coding sequence ATGGTCGACGGCCAGATCCTTACGGCCCTCGGCGAGAGCATTCTCCGCATGTCATCGGGCTTCGTGCTCGGCTCCCTGGCCGGGGTTGCCTGCGGACTTGCGATGGGCCTGTTCGCTCCGCTGCGGTGGACGATCGGAACGGTCGTCGAAGCCCTGCGGCCGATCCCGGCGGCGGCAATTATTCCTCCCCTGATCTTCATTCTGGGCATCGATAACGCGCTCAAGATATCGATCATCAGCCTCGCAGTATTTTTCCCGGTCGTGGTCAATACATTGTCCGGAACGCTTTCCATTGATCCGACCTTGCTCGACGTCGCGAGGACATTCCGAATTTCCCGGACGTCGACCCTGCTGCGCGTGGCCCTGCCTGCGGTCCTGCCCTATGTGTTTACGGGAATGAGAACTGGTATTTCCATCGCTCTTATCACGACCGTCGTTGCGGAGATGATCGCTGGATCGGGTGGAATTGGATACTACATCTTAAATATGCAGTATGCGATGCGTCCAAGCGAAATGTATGCGGGAATTTTAGCGCTCGCAGCACTTGGGTACGCGACGAATGCCTTGTTCAGAGCCTGGGAAATGCGTGTCCTGCACTGGGCGCATCTTTAG
- a CDS encoding ABC transporter permease, producing MSRYAFLVGGGFVVVLLACAEMAVRGGFVSPYMAPAPSQVALTLASMFSEGRVLAPLGQTLGLLLAGFTLACVLGIALGLAMGADERVYNLFDPLVEIIRPIPKPALIPPLMLFLGFGAEMKIVIITMAAFFPILINTIGG from the coding sequence ATGAGCCGCTACGCTTTCCTCGTCGGAGGCGGGTTCGTCGTCGTTCTGCTCGCCTGCGCGGAAATGGCGGTGCGGGGAGGCTTCGTCAGCCCCTACATGGCGCCGGCCCCTTCCCAAGTCGCGCTCACGCTCGCCTCGATGTTCTCGGAGGGGCGCGTGCTCGCCCCGCTCGGGCAAACCCTGGGCCTGCTGCTGGCCGGATTTACCCTGGCCTGCGTGCTTGGCATTGCATTGGGACTGGCCATGGGCGCGGATGAGCGCGTCTACAATCTCTTCGATCCCCTGGTCGAAATCATCCGCCCCATACCCAAGCCGGCCCTCATTCCCCCGCTGATGCTGTTTCTCGGCTTTGGCGCCGAGATGAAGATCGTCATCATCACCATGGCGGCGTTTTTCCCCATCCTCATCAATACGATCGGGGGGTGA
- a CDS encoding ABC transporter permease, with protein MKTIDPVVLQTARTFRVGPARTIFQVILPSATPMILAGARVALGLALVVAILGDMLASNGGLGFEIVDMQRAFMLPEMYAWVVVVSLLGLLQAFLFHRLESWLTFWARNNA; from the coding sequence GTGAAGACGATCGACCCGGTGGTGCTGCAGACGGCCCGGACCTTCCGGGTTGGACCGGCGCGGACCATCTTCCAGGTCATTCTGCCGAGCGCCACGCCGATGATCCTCGCCGGGGCGAGGGTCGCGCTGGGACTTGCCCTGGTCGTCGCCATTCTCGGCGACATGCTTGCCAGCAATGGCGGGCTCGGCTTCGAGATCGTCGACATGCAGAGAGCGTTCATGCTCCCGGAAATGTACGCCTGGGTCGTTGTCGTCTCGCTTCTCGGTCTCCTCCAGGCGTTCTTGTTTCACCGGCTGGAGAGCTGGCTGACATTCTGGGCGCGTAACAACGCCTGA
- a CDS encoding GMC family oxidoreductase, whose translation MSTDATMLAGLKVDREVFTEQVRSSYDFIVCGGGSAGCVVARRLAEVPEVSVLLIEAGGSDRVPSVIDSTQWMWNIGTERDWGFRAAPSPTVNGRTPLLPMGKVLGGGSSINGSVWARGHKHDFDRWAEAAGDPAWNYESALAIYRRVEDWQGPKDTHRRGSGGLLNILQPENPIPLVAGLIEGAVGIGIPYVEDMNGAAMEGEGGCGLPNVLVQDGNQRVSMAATYIHPYMDRPNLAVLLCAEVTKLEFVGKRVTGVSFLRRGRHYTVSADKEVVLSLGAINTPKLLMLSGIGDAAELHAHGINVMQHLPGVGKNFQDHILLAGCCWEYITPEPPRNNAAEFVFIAKSDPSLKTPDLMPVLEETPFGSEVTASQFDLPVGTASAWTLAPGLARPDSRGRVRLASSNPFDKAIIEANFLATETDMKAMLRCVEMCREIGNSIACAPYRKREVMPGPLKGAEMENFIRNAAGTYFHQSCTCKMGRDEMSVVDGALRVYGIDGLRIADASIMPDISTGNTMAPTVIIGERAGEIIKAHYGLAAVA comes from the coding sequence ATGAGCACGGACGCGACGATGCTGGCAGGACTGAAAGTCGACCGGGAGGTGTTCACCGAGCAGGTGCGGAGCAGCTACGACTTCATTGTGTGCGGCGGCGGGTCCGCTGGCTGCGTGGTGGCGCGGCGGCTCGCCGAGGTCCCCGAGGTCAGTGTGCTGCTGATCGAGGCAGGGGGCAGCGATCGGGTGCCATCGGTGATCGATTCGACCCAATGGATGTGGAACATCGGCACCGAGCGCGATTGGGGCTTCAGGGCCGCGCCCTCGCCTACGGTGAACGGGCGTACCCCGCTGTTGCCCATGGGCAAGGTCCTGGGCGGGGGCTCCAGCATCAACGGCTCGGTCTGGGCGCGCGGCCACAAGCATGATTTCGACCGCTGGGCGGAGGCCGCCGGCGATCCTGCGTGGAACTACGAATCCGCGCTCGCCATCTATCGCCGCGTCGAGGACTGGCAAGGACCGAAGGACACCCACCGGCGCGGCTCGGGCGGCCTTCTCAACATCCTCCAGCCCGAAAATCCGATCCCGCTGGTGGCCGGCCTCATCGAGGGCGCGGTGGGCATCGGCATTCCCTATGTGGAGGACATGAACGGCGCCGCCATGGAAGGGGAGGGCGGCTGCGGCCTGCCCAACGTGCTGGTGCAGGACGGCAACCAGCGCGTCTCCATGGCCGCCACCTACATCCATCCCTATATGGACCGGCCCAACCTCGCCGTGCTGCTGTGCGCGGAGGTGACGAAACTGGAGTTCGTCGGCAAGCGCGTCACCGGCGTGTCGTTCCTGCGCCGTGGCCGGCACTATACGGTGAGCGCCGACAAGGAAGTCGTTCTCTCGCTCGGCGCCATCAATACGCCGAAGCTGCTCATGCTCTCCGGCATTGGCGACGCGGCCGAGCTCCACGCCCACGGCATCAACGTGATGCAGCATTTGCCGGGGGTCGGCAAGAACTTCCAGGACCACATCTTGCTCGCCGGCTGCTGCTGGGAATACATCACCCCCGAGCCGCCGCGAAACAATGCGGCCGAGTTTGTCTTCATCGCCAAGAGCGATCCTTCCCTCAAGACGCCGGATCTCATGCCGGTGCTGGAGGAGACGCCCTTCGGCTCGGAGGTCACCGCCAGCCAGTTCGACCTGCCGGTGGGGACCGCCTCGGCCTGGACGCTGGCGCCGGGCCTGGCACGCCCCGACAGCCGCGGCCGGGTGCGGCTCGCCTCCTCCAACCCCTTCGACAAGGCCATCATCGAGGCCAACTTCCTCGCCACCGAAACCGACATGAAGGCCATGCTCCGCTGCGTGGAAATGTGCCGGGAGATCGGCAATTCCATCGCCTGCGCGCCCTACCGCAAGCGCGAGGTGATGCCGGGCCCCCTCAAGGGCGCGGAGATGGAGAACTTCATCCGCAACGCGGCTGGCACCTATTTCCACCAGAGCTGCACCTGCAAGATGGGCCGGGACGAGATGTCGGTGGTGGACGGCGCCCTGCGCGTCTACGGCATCGACGGCCTGCGCATCGCCGATGCCTCCATCATGCCGGACATCTCCACCGGCAACACCATGGCGCCCACCGTCATCATCGGCGAGCGGGCAGGAGAAATCATCAAGGCCCATTACGGCCTCGCGGCCGTGGCCTGA
- a CDS encoding 2Fe-2S iron-sulfur cluster-binding protein yields MNKTVTLIFERADGSRTSTEARIGGSVMEAAVLGGIPAIEGECGGCLSCATCHVVAPEGLREVGDDEDAMLEGTVVARRPGSRLACQIPVTAELSGAVFCIPEEP; encoded by the coding sequence ATGAACAAGACGGTGACACTGATCTTCGAGCGGGCGGACGGCTCGCGAACCAGCACCGAGGCGCGGATCGGCGGATCCGTGATGGAGGCGGCCGTCCTCGGCGGCATTCCGGCCATCGAAGGCGAGTGCGGCGGATGCCTGTCCTGCGCCACCTGCCATGTGGTGGCACCCGAAGGCCTGCGGGAGGTGGGAGACGATGAAGACGCCATGCTCGAAGGCACCGTCGTTGCGCGGCGGCCGGGAAGCCGCCTCGCCTGTCAGATCCCGGTGACCGCAGAACTGTCCGGCGCCGTCTTTTGCATTCCGGAGGAGCCATGA